In one Lolium rigidum isolate FL_2022 chromosome 3, APGP_CSIRO_Lrig_0.1, whole genome shotgun sequence genomic region, the following are encoded:
- the LOC124696592 gene encoding receptor protein kinase TMK1-like encodes MQSPTVSTARRRRPAALLLALSLLLAAVGAAAAATAATPQDAEAMRAVAKALGADKALSWNTPDPCSPKPWDGVGCDADGRVTDIQVGKRRLTGTLAPEVRNLTALTRLEVFGNALSGPLPTLAGLAALQHLLLNDNAFTSLPDGFFDGLVSLSDFSIDHNPLDPWTIHPELARCVALSNFSANSANVTGTLPDFLAALPSLQRLNLAMNLMSGPVPPSLGAATQLQVLWLNSQIRGGFSGPITFLATITKASQLWLHSNRFSGPLPDFSALTSLVDLKLRDNDLTGPVPQSLINLKSLRELNLTNNMLQGPRPAFGAQVALDMADNQSFCLQDPGKACDPRVNLLLDVAAGFMYPYKLADGWKGNDPCAGYLGVECDNTGSITLLNLGSKGLNGTISPAIGNISTLQTLMLQKNNITGTIPKELAALPALKSVDLSNNNLYGQLPPFRSNVVVNTDGNPNIGKDPPAPTPGSDGHSNGTTPGGGGGGSSSGGGSSSHSTGVIVGSVFGAIAGLGLIAALGFYCYKRKQKPSGRVQSPHAMVIHPRHSGSDPDMVKITVAGRNSNGGAATNEAQSQASNGPRDIHVVEAGNMVISIQVLRNVTNNFSQENILGRGGFGTVYKGELHDGTKIAVKRMESGVMGNKGLNEFKSEISVLTKVRHRNLVSLLGYCLDGNERILVYEYMPQGPVSQHLFEWKEHNSPPLEWKKRLSIALDVARGVEYLHSLAQQTFIHRDLKPSNILLGDDMKAKVADFGLVRLAPSDGKCVSVETRLAGTFGYLAPEYAVTGRVTTKADVFSFGVILMELVTGRRALDDTQPEDSMHLVTWFRRMQLNPDTFRKAIDMTIDLDEETFASVSTVAQLAGHCCAREPQQRPDMGHAVNVLSTLSDVWKPTDPDSDDSYGIDLDMTLPQALKKWQAFEDSSHFDGATSSFLASLDNTQTSIPTRPPGFADSFTSADGR; translated from the exons ATGCAGTCCCCCACCGTATCcaccgcgcggcggcggcggcccgccgccctcctcctagcCCTATCCCTCCTCCTGGCGGCCGtcggcgccgcggcggcggcgacggcggccacgCCGCAGGACGCGGAGGCGATGCGGGCGGTCGCCAAGGCGCTAGGCGCGGACAAGGCGCTCTCCTGGAACACCCCGGACCCCTGCTCCCCGAAGCCCTGGGACGGCGTGGGCTGCGACGCCGACGGCCGCGTCACCGACATCCAGGTCGGCAAGCGCCGCCTCACGGGGACGCTGGCGCCCGAGGTGCGCAACCTCACGGCCCTAACCCGCCTCGAGGTCTTCGGCAACGCCCTCTCCGGCCCGCTCCCCACCCTCGCGGGCCTCGCCGCGCTCCAGCACCTCCTCCTCAACGACAACGCCTTCACCTCCCTCCCcgacggcttcttcgacggcctcGTCTCGCTCTCCGACTTCTCCATCGACCACAACCCGCTCGACCCGTGGACCATCCACCCCGAGCTCGCGCGCTGCGTCGCCCTCTCCAACTTCTCCGCCAACAGCGCcaacgtcaccggcaccctcccgGACTTCCTCGCCGCCCTGCCCTCCCTGCAGCGGCTCAACCTGGCCATGAACCTCATGTCCGGACCGGTGCCGCCCTCCCTCGGCGCGGCCACCCAGCTGCAGGTGCTCTGGCTCAACAGCCAGATCCGCGGCGGCTTCAGCGGGCCCATCACCTTCCTCGCCACCATCACCAAGGCCAGCCAGCTCTGGCTGCACTCCAACCGCTTCTCCGGGCCCCTGCCGGACTTCTCCGCCCTCACCAGTCTCGTCGATCTCAAACTGCGCGACAACGACCTCACCGGCCCTGTTCCGCAGAGCCTCATCAACCTCAAGTCTCTCCGGGAACTGAATCTCACCAACAACATGCTGCAGGGGCCGAGGCCCGCGTTCGGCGCGCAGGTGGCGCTCGACATGGCGGACAACCAGAGCTTCTGCCTGCAGGATCCCGGAAAGGCCTGTGATCCCCGCGTCAACCTGCTGCTGGACGTGGCCGCTGGGTTCATGTATCCCTACAAGCTCGCAGATGGCTGGAAGGGGAATGACCCCTGCGCTGGTTACCTCGGCGTCGAGTGTGATAATACTGGGAGCATCACATTGCTCAATTTGGGCAGCAAGGGGCTCAACGGGACCATCTCGCCGGCTATCGGCAACATTTCCACGCTTCAGACGCTGATGCTTCAGAAGAACAACATTACTGGCACCATTCCCAAGGAGCTCGCCGCCTTGCCTGCGCTGAAGTCGGTGGATCTGTCAAACAACAATCTGTACGGGCAGCTTCCTCCGTTCCGCAGCAATGTGGTGGTCAACACTGATGGTAACCCCAACATTGGCAAggatccccctgcaccaacaccTGGGTCAGATGGCCACAGCAACGGCACTACGCCtgggggtggaggtggtggaagCAGTAGTGGTGGGGGCTCCTCTTCGCATTCTACCGGCGTCATTGTTGGCTCTGTCTTTGGAGCTATTGCTGGACTAGGCCTCATTGCTGCATTGGGATTCTATTGCTACAAGAGGAAGCAGAAGCCTTCTGGAAGGGTGCAGAGTCCGCATGCTATGGTCATCCATCCCCGCCACTCTGGGTCAGATCCTGACATGGTCAAAATCACAGTTGCCGGGCGAAATTCCAATGGTGGTGCGGCCACAAACGAGGCACAGAGCCAGGCGAGCAACGGCCCAAGGGATATCCATGTGGTTGAGGCTGGGAATATGGTCATCTCGATCCAGGTCCTCCGTAACGTCACCAACAACTTCAGTCAGGAGAACATCCTTGGTCGTGGTGGGTTTGGCACTGTCTACAAGGGTGAGCTTCACGATGGCACAAAAATCGCTGTCAAGCGAATGGAGTCTGGTGTTATGGGCAACAAGGGGCTGAATGAGTTCAAATCAGAGATATCTGTGCTGACCAAGGTCCGTCACCGGAACCTGGTGTCGCTGCTTGGATATTGCCTTGATGGTAATGAGAGGATTCTTGTATATGAGTACATGCCACAAGGGCCAGTCAGCCAACACCTGTTTGAGTGGAAAGAACACAATTCACCGCCCTTGGAATGGAAGAAGCGACTGAGCATCGCCCTTGATGTTGCAAGAGGTGTAGAGTACCTGCACAGCCTTGCGCAGCAAACCTTCATCCACAGAGACTTGAAACCATCAAATATACTTCTGGGTGATGACATGAAGGCAAAGGTGGCTGACTTTGGATTGGTGCGGCTTGCACCGTCTGATGGGAAGTGTGTATCAGTGGAGACAAGACTTGCTGGCACTTTCGGATACCTTGCCCCGGAGTATGCAG TTACTGGACGAGTAACCACAAAAGCTGATGTCTTCAGCTTTGGTGTCATTTTGATGGAGCTGGTCACCGGACGGAGGGCGCTTGATGACACGCAGCCTGAGGATAGCATGCACCTAGTTACATGGTTCCGGAGAATGCAGCTGAACCCAGACACTTTCCGGAAAGCAATTGACATGACTATCGACCTTGACGAGGAGACCTTTGCCAGCGTTAGCACCGTCGCGCAGCTGGCTGGTCACTGCTGTGCTAGGGAACCACAACAGAGGCCTGATATGGGTCATGCCGTCAATGTGCTCTCTACTCTTTCCGATGTGTGGAAACCTACAGATCCTGACTCAGACGACAGCTACGGTATCGACCTGGACATGACGCTGCCTCAAGCATTGAAGAAATGGCAGGCCTTCGAGGACAGCAGCCATTTCGATGGCGCGACCTCATCGTTCCTTGCGAGCTTGGACAACACCCAGACAAGCATCCCAACTCGGCCTCCAGGATTTGCAGATTCGTTCACCTCTGCCGACGGAAGATAG